The following are encoded in a window of Brevibacillus sp. DP1.3A genomic DNA:
- a CDS encoding stalk domain-containing protein → MKGKSILAVALTLQVLAAYPVQAAVSSTPQTMTAPILVNGEQASLVKAPLLVQQRTYVSAEDASRILEGTWKQDATNGEMKLSKGTLTFELATGKVALDGKSLQNGQGAIVRDKQVYLPLRWMAEQAGHQITWNAEKKAVEVVVTGEESAFTLVDTDKLTEQERAFIDSVKEEQGIHKQGDLYVIARGASPNPGYGLQVTKVEQSWEQLFVYVKQTLPDPGRMYPQVISYPYLAAKVKLPPYTTIVFLDAETKKPLFATEGNGSR, encoded by the coding sequence ATGAAAGGCAAATCGATTTTGGCTGTTGCCCTGACACTGCAAGTGTTGGCGGCTTATCCTGTGCAGGCGGCAGTGTCTAGCACACCACAAACAATGACAGCTCCGATACTGGTAAACGGAGAGCAAGCTTCCTTGGTAAAAGCACCGCTTCTCGTCCAGCAGCGTACGTATGTCTCCGCCGAGGATGCGAGCCGGATTTTGGAAGGCACTTGGAAACAGGATGCAACGAATGGGGAAATGAAGCTGTCTAAAGGTACGCTGACGTTTGAACTCGCTACGGGAAAAGTAGCGTTGGATGGCAAGTCGCTGCAAAATGGGCAGGGCGCAATCGTGCGTGACAAGCAAGTGTATTTGCCTCTGAGATGGATGGCAGAGCAGGCTGGACATCAAATCACGTGGAATGCCGAGAAAAAGGCGGTGGAAGTTGTGGTTACCGGGGAAGAGAGTGCCTTTACGCTTGTCGATACAGATAAGCTGACAGAACAGGAACGTGCGTTTATTGACTCGGTAAAAGAAGAGCAAGGCATTCACAAGCAGGGAGACCTTTATGTCATCGCACGTGGGGCCTCACCGAATCCTGGCTACGGACTGCAAGTAACAAAAGTCGAGCAGAGCTGGGAGCAGCTTTTTGTGTATGTCAAACAAACGCTGCCTGATCCGGGTAGAATGTACCCGCAAGTGATTTCCTATCCGTATTTGGCGGCAAAAGTGAAGCTGCCACCTTACACGACGATTGTCTTTTTGGATGCAGAGACGAAGAAGCCGCTGTTTGCCACAGAGGGCAACGGAAGTCGATAA
- a CDS encoding AEC family transporter gives MELQTLQQSILIMAVIIGIGSLIGYRQPLTADSRQLVITIIVNVAMPCIILDGIFQTTIDQQILYQIFAIFFISIILNCLGIFIGWLGARALPLPVKKRREIALLSGLGNTGFIGLPLCAALFGPKGALLAAIFDAGVDVVLWTVGVMMLQEKGSFSLKGLKTLINIPMIAIIFGLGSAIIGFVPPEPVKQLFGTLSKLASPLAMMYIGMLLPMFLRNKPQVSLKLLSMPLAFKLVVFPLMTAFLLSVFSIDSDIVSVSLVQVAMPTLTLASILFGRYAADEEMGAMTTVCSTLLALLSIPVVLVMGNWLLH, from the coding sequence ATGGAACTACAAACGTTGCAGCAGTCCATCCTCATCATGGCCGTCATCATTGGGATCGGTAGCTTAATCGGCTACCGGCAACCCTTGACTGCGGACTCTCGCCAACTCGTCATCACGATTATTGTAAACGTAGCCATGCCGTGCATTATTTTAGACGGGATCTTTCAGACAACCATTGATCAGCAAATTTTATACCAAATTTTTGCAATATTCTTCATTTCGATTATCCTAAACTGCCTGGGCATTTTTATCGGCTGGCTAGGTGCGCGTGCACTTCCGCTCCCGGTGAAAAAACGCCGTGAGATTGCGCTCTTGTCCGGCTTGGGGAATACAGGCTTCATCGGTTTGCCGCTTTGTGCAGCATTGTTTGGGCCAAAAGGAGCGCTCTTGGCGGCTATTTTCGACGCAGGCGTGGATGTCGTACTATGGACAGTGGGTGTGATGATGCTCCAGGAAAAAGGAAGCTTCTCCTTAAAAGGGCTCAAGACACTCATCAACATTCCGATGATTGCGATCATATTTGGACTCGGTTCTGCCATCATCGGATTTGTGCCGCCTGAGCCTGTGAAACAGCTGTTTGGAACGCTGTCCAAGCTCGCCTCTCCGTTAGCCATGATGTACATTGGTATGCTCTTGCCTATGTTTTTGCGCAACAAACCGCAAGTATCATTGAAGCTTTTGAGTATGCCACTCGCATTTAAATTAGTTGTTTTTCCGCTGATGACGGCGTTTCTTTTGTCCGTTTTTTCAATCGACAGCGATATCGTCAGCGTTTCCCTTGTGCAAGTAGCAATGCCTACCCTGACATTGGCCTCGATCTTGTTCGGGCGCTATGCGGCGGATGAGGAGATGGGTGCCATGACGACGGTTTGTTCCACCTTGCTGGCGCTCTTGTCCATCCCGGTTGTTCTGGTTATGGGAAATTGGCTTTTGCACTAA